A DNA window from Mastomys coucha isolate ucsf_1 unplaced genomic scaffold, UCSF_Mcou_1 pScaffold21, whole genome shotgun sequence contains the following coding sequences:
- the Pagr1 gene encoding PAXIP1-associated glutamate-rich protein 1 encodes MSLALGHGTIAGSTAAPLSEEGEVTSGLQALAVEDTGGPSVSASKAEEEGKGSQEEVGREGSRVEEVLEAPGAASDERAEGESEDWCVPCSDEEVELPASGQSWMPPPSEIQRLYELLATQGTLELQAEILPRRPPTPEAQSEEERSDEEPEAKEEEEEKPHMPTEFDFDDEPMTPKDSLIDRRRTPGSSARSQKREARLDKVLSDMKRHKKLEEQILRTGRDLFSLDSEGPSPASPPLRSSGASLFPRQRKY; translated from the exons ATGTCCCTTGCCTTGGGCCATGGAACCATTGCAGGCAGCACAGCGGCGCCTCTGTCTGAAGAAGGGGAAGTGACTTCCGGCCTCCAGGCACTGGCGGTGGAGGACACTGGAGGTCCCTCTGTCTCGGCTAGTAAGGccgaggaagaggggaaaggcagTCAGGAGGAGGTCGGGCGTGAGGGATCCAGGGTTGAGGAGGTACTAGAAGCTCCCGGCGCTGCGAGCGACGAGCGTGCGGAGGGAGAATCCGAAGACTGGTGTGTGCCCTGCAGCGATGAAGAGGTGGAGCTGCCGGCCAGTGGGCAGTCCTGGATGCCCCCACCCTCCGAAATCCAGCGGCTCTATGAACTGCTGGCTACCCAAGGTACTCTGGAGCTTCAAGCAGAGATCCTACCCCGCCGGCCGCCCACTCCCGAGGCCCAGAGTGAAGAGGAGAGATCAGATGAGGAGCCAGAGgccaaagaagaggaggaggaaaa GCCGCACATGCCTACAGAATTTGACTTTGATGATGAGCCAATGACACCAAAGGACTCACTGATTGACAGAAGACGTACACCAG GAAGCTCAGCCCGGAGCCAGAAACGGGAGGCGCGTCTGGATAAGGTCCTCTCAGACATGAAGCGACATAAGAAGCTAGAGGAGCAGATCCTTCGGACTGGGAGAGACCTCTTCAGCTTAGACTCAGAGGGCCCCAGCCCTGCCAGCCCTCCACTCCGATCCTCAGGAGCTAGTCTCTTTCCCAGGCAGCGGAAGTACTGA
- the Prrt2 gene encoding proline-rich transmembrane protein 2 isoform X2, with amino-acid sequence MAASSSEVSEMKGVEDSSNTQTEGPRHSEEGPGPVQAVAEIPDQPEALQPGPDITAAPVDSGPKAELAPETTKTPVETPETVQATDLSLKPGEDSKPSPSPSPSPNEACQEPASKPEVNREATAEQGSEQQSAAPPEPTPEPAFQLNTQSDPQPTSQPPPKPPLQAEPPTQEDPTTEVLTESTGEKQENGAVVPLQAGDGEEGPAPQPHSPPSTKTPPANGAPPRVLQKLVEEDRIGRAHGGHPGSPRGSLSRHPSSQLAGPGVEGGEGTQKPRDYIILAILSCFCPMWPVNIVAFAYAVMSRNSLQQGDVDGAQRLGRVAKLLSIVALVGGVLIIIASCVINLGVYK; translated from the exons ATGGCAGCCAGCAGCTCTGAGGTCTCTGAGATGAAGGGGGTGGAAGACAGTTCCAACACCCAGACAGAAGGTCCCAGGCATTCTGAGGAAGGACCAGGTCCTGTCCAGGCTGTAGCAGagattccagaccagccagaggcCCTTCAGCCAGGTCCAGACATCACTGCAGCCCCTGTGGACTCAGGGCCTAAGGCAGAGCTGGCACCAGAAACCACAAAGACCCCAGTTGAAACCCCAGAAACAGTCCAGGCCACAGACCTCAGCTTAAAGCCAGGAGAAGACTCcaagcccagccccagccccagccccagccccaacgAGGCATGCCAAGAGCCAGCATCCAAACCAGAAGTGAACAGAGAAGCTACAGCAGAGCAAGGGTCTGAGCAGCAGTCTGCAGCCCCTCCTGAGCCAACCCCAGAGCCTGCTTTCCAGCTAAACACACAGTCAGACCCCCAGCCAACTTCCCAGCCTCCTCCTAAACCACCCCTTCAGGCAGAGCCCCCCACCCAAGAGGACCCTACCACAGAGGTCCTGACAGAAAGTACAGGGGAAAAACAAGAGAATGGAGCAGTGGTTCCCCTTCAGGCTGGTGACGGGGAAGAGGGCCCAGCCCCCCAACCTCATTCACCACCCTCAACTAAAACACCCCCAGCCAATGGGGCACCCCCCCGTGTGCTGCAGAAGCTGGTTGAAGAAGACAGAATAGGAAGGGCTCATGGTGGGCATCCAGGATCTCCTCGAGGTAGCCTAAGCCGTCATCCCAGCTCCCAGCTGGCAGGGCCTGGGGTGGAAGGGGGTGAAGGCACCCAGAAACCTCGGGACTATATCATCCTTGCCATCCTGTCCTGCTTCTGCCCCATGTGGCCTGTCAACATTGTGGCCTTCGCTTATGCCGTCATG tCCCGGAACAGCCTGCAACAGGGGGACGTGGATGGGGCTCAACGTCTGGGCCGAGTAGCCAAGCTCTTAAGCATCGTGGCGCTGGTTGGGGGGGTCCTCATCATCATCGCCTCCTGCGTCATCAACTTGGGCG tGTATAAGTGA
- the Prrt2 gene encoding proline-rich transmembrane protein 2 isoform X1, with protein MAASSSEVSEMKGVEDSSNTQTEGPRHSEEGPGPVQAVAEIPDQPEALQPGPDITAAPVDSGPKAELAPETTKTPVETPETVQATDLSLKPGEDSKPSPSPSPSPNEACQEPASKPEVNREATAEQGSEQQSAAPPEPTPEPAFQLNTQSDPQPTSQPPPKPPLQAEPPTQEDPTTEVLTESTGEKQENGAVVPLQAGDGEEGPAPQPHSPPSTKTPPANGAPPRVLQKLVEEDRIGRAHGGHPGSPRGSLSRHPSSQLAGPGVEGGEGTQKPRDYIILAILSCFCPMWPVNIVAFAYAVMSRNSLQQGDVDGAQRLGRVAKLLSIVALVGGVLIIIASCVINLGGEWGSGTGREEWKVDKGSFTNP; from the exons ATGGCAGCCAGCAGCTCTGAGGTCTCTGAGATGAAGGGGGTGGAAGACAGTTCCAACACCCAGACAGAAGGTCCCAGGCATTCTGAGGAAGGACCAGGTCCTGTCCAGGCTGTAGCAGagattccagaccagccagaggcCCTTCAGCCAGGTCCAGACATCACTGCAGCCCCTGTGGACTCAGGGCCTAAGGCAGAGCTGGCACCAGAAACCACAAAGACCCCAGTTGAAACCCCAGAAACAGTCCAGGCCACAGACCTCAGCTTAAAGCCAGGAGAAGACTCcaagcccagccccagccccagccccagccccaacgAGGCATGCCAAGAGCCAGCATCCAAACCAGAAGTGAACAGAGAAGCTACAGCAGAGCAAGGGTCTGAGCAGCAGTCTGCAGCCCCTCCTGAGCCAACCCCAGAGCCTGCTTTCCAGCTAAACACACAGTCAGACCCCCAGCCAACTTCCCAGCCTCCTCCTAAACCACCCCTTCAGGCAGAGCCCCCCACCCAAGAGGACCCTACCACAGAGGTCCTGACAGAAAGTACAGGGGAAAAACAAGAGAATGGAGCAGTGGTTCCCCTTCAGGCTGGTGACGGGGAAGAGGGCCCAGCCCCCCAACCTCATTCACCACCCTCAACTAAAACACCCCCAGCCAATGGGGCACCCCCCCGTGTGCTGCAGAAGCTGGTTGAAGAAGACAGAATAGGAAGGGCTCATGGTGGGCATCCAGGATCTCCTCGAGGTAGCCTAAGCCGTCATCCCAGCTCCCAGCTGGCAGGGCCTGGGGTGGAAGGGGGTGAAGGCACCCAGAAACCTCGGGACTATATCATCCTTGCCATCCTGTCCTGCTTCTGCCCCATGTGGCCTGTCAACATTGTGGCCTTCGCTTATGCCGTCATG tCCCGGAACAGCCTGCAACAGGGGGACGTGGATGGGGCTCAACGTCTGGGCCGAGTAGCCAAGCTCTTAAGCATCGTGGCGCTGGTTGGGGGGGTCCTCATCATCATCGCCTCCTGCGTCATCAACTTGGGCGGTGAGTGGGGGTCGGGGACAGGAAGGGAGGAGTGGAAGGTTGACAAGGGCAGCTTTACTAACCCCTGA
- the Maz gene encoding myc-associated zinc finger protein isoform X2 gives MFPVFPCTLLAPPFPVLGLDSRGVGGLMNSFPPPQGHAQNPLQVGAELQSRFFASQGCAQSPFQAAPAPPPTPQAPAAEPLQVDLLPVLAAAQESAAAAAAAAAAAAAVVTAPPAPAAASTVDTAALKQPPAPPPPPPAVSAPAAEAAPPAAAATIAAAAATAVVAPTSTVAVAPVASVLEKKTKSKGPYICALCAKEFKNGYNLRRHEAIHTGAKAGRVPSGAMKMPTMVPLSLLSVPQLSGASGGGGEAGAGGGTAAVAAGGVVTTTASGKRIRKNHACEMCGKAFRDVYHLNRHKLSHSDEKPYQCPVCQQRFKRKDRMSYHVRSHDGAVHKPYNCSHCGKSFSRPDHLNSHVRQVHSTERPFKCEKCEAAFATKDRLRAHTVRHEEKVPCHVCGKMLSSAYISDHMKVHSQGPHHVCELCNKGTGEVCPMAAAAAAAAAAAAAVVAAPPTAVGSLSGAEGVPVSSQPLPSQPW, from the exons ATGTTCCCCGTGTTCCCTTGCACGCTGCTGGCCCCCCCCTTCCCCGTGCTGGGCCTGGACTCCCGGGGGGTGGGCGGCCTCATGAACTCCTTCCCGCCACCTCAGGGTCACGCCCAGAACCCCCTGCAGGTCGGGGCTGAGCTCCAGTCCCGCTTCTTTGCCTCCCAGGGCTGCGCCCAGAGTCCATTCCAG GCCGCGCCAGCGCCCCCACCCACGCCCCAGGCCCCGGCGGCCGAGCCCCTCCAAGTGGACTTGCTCCCGGTTCTCGCCGCCGCGCAGGAATcagccgcggcggcggcggctgcggcggctGCTGCCGCTGCAGTGGTGACTGCACCCCCAGCCCCTGCTGCCGCCTCCACAGTGGACACAGCGGCCCTGAAGCAGCCTCCGGCGCCTCCTCCGCCACCCCCTGCCGTCTCCGCACCAGCGGCCGAGGCCGCGCCCCCCGCTGCGGCCGCCACTATCGCCGCAGCGGCTGCCACCGCTGTCGTCGCCCCAACCTCGACGGTCGCTGTGGCCCCGGTTGCATCTGTCTTGgagaagaagacaaagagcaagGGGCCCTACATCTGCGCCTTGTGCGCCAAGGAGTTCAAGAACGGCTACAACCTCCGAAGGCACGAAGCCATCCACACAGGAGCCAAGGCTGGCCGGGTCCCTTCGGGTGCTATGAAGATGCCCACCATGGTGCCCCTGAGCCTCTTGAGTGTCCCCCAGCTGAGCGGGGccagcgggggtgggggagaagccGGGGCCGGCGGCGGCACAGCCGCGGTGGCGGCCGGTGGCGTTGTGACCACGACTGCCTCTGGAAAGCGCATCCGGAAGAATCACGCCTGCGAGATGTGCGGCAAGGCCTTCCGCGACGTCTACCACCTGAACCGACATAAGCTGTCGCATTCGGACGAGAAGCCCTACCAGTGCCCTGTGTGCCAGCAGCGCTTCAAGCGCAAGGACCGCATGAGTTACCACGTGCGCTCACATGACGGCGCTGTGCACAAGCCCTACAACTGCTCCCACTGTGGCAAGAGCTTCTCCCG GCCGGATCACCTCAACAGTCACGTCAGACAAGTGCACTCAACAGAGCGGCCCTTCAAATGTGAG AAATGTGAGGCAGCTTTTGCTACGAAGGATCGACTCCGAGCGCACACAGTACGACACGAGGAGAAGGTGCCATGTCATGTGTGTGGCAAGATGCTGAGCTCGGCTTATATTTCGGACCACATGAAGGTGCACAGCCAGGGCCCTCACCATGTCTGTGAGCTCTGCAACAAAG GTACTGGTGAGGTTTGTCCAAtggcggcagcggcggcagcagcagcagcggcggcagcagcagtggtggcagcccCTCCCACAGCTGTGGGCTCCCTCTCTGGGGCAGAGGGGGTACCAGTGAGCTCTCAGCCACTTCCCTCCCAGCCTTGGTGA
- the Maz gene encoding myc-associated zinc finger protein isoform X1, with translation MFPVFPCTLLAPPFPVLGLDSRGVGGLMNSFPPPQGHAQNPLQVGAELQSRFFASQGCAQSPFQAAPAPPPTPQAPAAEPLQVDLLPVLAAAQESAAAAAAAAAAAAAVVTAPPAPAAASTVDTAALKQPPAPPPPPPAVSAPAAEAAPPAAAATIAAAAATAVVAPTSTVAVAPVASVLEKKTKSKGPYICALCAKEFKNGYNLRRHEAIHTGAKAGRVPSGAMKMPTMVPLSLLSVPQLSGASGGGGEAGAGGGTAAVAAGGVVTTTASGKRIRKNHACEMCGKAFRDVYHLNRHKLSHSDEKPYQCPVCQQRFKRKDRMSYHVRSHDGAVHKPYNCSHCGKSFSRPDHLNSHVRQVHSTERPFKCEKCEAAFATKDRLRAHTVRHEEKVPCHVCGKMLSSAYISDHMKVHSQGPHHVCELCNKGFTTAAYLRIHAVKDHGLQAPRADRILCKLCSVHCKTPAQLAGHMQTHLGGAAPPIPGDAPQPQPTC, from the exons ATGTTCCCCGTGTTCCCTTGCACGCTGCTGGCCCCCCCCTTCCCCGTGCTGGGCCTGGACTCCCGGGGGGTGGGCGGCCTCATGAACTCCTTCCCGCCACCTCAGGGTCACGCCCAGAACCCCCTGCAGGTCGGGGCTGAGCTCCAGTCCCGCTTCTTTGCCTCCCAGGGCTGCGCCCAGAGTCCATTCCAG GCCGCGCCAGCGCCCCCACCCACGCCCCAGGCCCCGGCGGCCGAGCCCCTCCAAGTGGACTTGCTCCCGGTTCTCGCCGCCGCGCAGGAATcagccgcggcggcggcggctgcggcggctGCTGCCGCTGCAGTGGTGACTGCACCCCCAGCCCCTGCTGCCGCCTCCACAGTGGACACAGCGGCCCTGAAGCAGCCTCCGGCGCCTCCTCCGCCACCCCCTGCCGTCTCCGCACCAGCGGCCGAGGCCGCGCCCCCCGCTGCGGCCGCCACTATCGCCGCAGCGGCTGCCACCGCTGTCGTCGCCCCAACCTCGACGGTCGCTGTGGCCCCGGTTGCATCTGTCTTGgagaagaagacaaagagcaagGGGCCCTACATCTGCGCCTTGTGCGCCAAGGAGTTCAAGAACGGCTACAACCTCCGAAGGCACGAAGCCATCCACACAGGAGCCAAGGCTGGCCGGGTCCCTTCGGGTGCTATGAAGATGCCCACCATGGTGCCCCTGAGCCTCTTGAGTGTCCCCCAGCTGAGCGGGGccagcgggggtgggggagaagccGGGGCCGGCGGCGGCACAGCCGCGGTGGCGGCCGGTGGCGTTGTGACCACGACTGCCTCTGGAAAGCGCATCCGGAAGAATCACGCCTGCGAGATGTGCGGCAAGGCCTTCCGCGACGTCTACCACCTGAACCGACATAAGCTGTCGCATTCGGACGAGAAGCCCTACCAGTGCCCTGTGTGCCAGCAGCGCTTCAAGCGCAAGGACCGCATGAGTTACCACGTGCGCTCACATGACGGCGCTGTGCACAAGCCCTACAACTGCTCCCACTGTGGCAAGAGCTTCTCCCG GCCGGATCACCTCAACAGTCACGTCAGACAAGTGCACTCAACAGAGCGGCCCTTCAAATGTGAG AAATGTGAGGCAGCTTTTGCTACGAAGGATCGACTCCGAGCGCACACAGTACGACACGAGGAGAAGGTGCCATGTCATGTGTGTGGCAAGATGCTGAGCTCGGCTTATATTTCGGACCACATGAAGGTGCACAGCCAGGGCCCTCACCATGTCTGTGAGCTCTGCAACAAAG GCTTCACCACAGCAGCATACCTGCGCATCCACGCGGTGAAGGACCATGGGCTCCAGGCCCCGCGGGCTGACCGCATCCTGTGCAAGCTGTGCAGCGTGCACTGCAAGACCCCTGCCCAGCTGGCCGGCCACATGCAGACCCATCTGGGGGGGGCCGCCCCTCCTATCCCGGGAGATGCCCCCCAGCCACAGCCTACCTGCTGA
- the Kif22 gene encoding kinesin-like protein KIF22, giving the protein MSVRAKIRLQRRKMASATSGPGRCVSKGRLSRRPSLARVRVAVRLRPFMDGETEEKEPPCVRAIDSCSLEVANWRKSETLKYQVDAFYGEKSTQREVYVGSVQPILKHLLEGQNASVLAYGPTGAGKTHTMLGSPEQPGVIPRALMDLLQLAREESAEGQPWDISVAMSYLEIYQEKVLDLLDPASGDLMIREDCRGNILIPGLTQKPITSFSDFEQHFLPASRNRVVGATRLNQRSSRSHAVLLVKVEQRERLAPFCQREGKLYLIDLAGSEDNRRTGNQGIRLKESGAINTSIFVLGKVVDALNQGLPRIPYRDSKLTRLLQDSLGGSAHSILIANIAPERRFYQDTISALNFTARSKEVINRPFINESLQPHALAPVKLSQKELLGPSEAKKAKSPEEESSRSPESTAAPASASQKLSLLQKLSNMDPAMLENLLSMERLLGCQGTQGTPLLNTPKRERMVLMKTVEEKNLEIERLKMKQKELEAKVLAQEALDPREKENIPTVLQPPPSCGGSVAKPLKKAIVMPLQRIQNQAESSNKIHLLKKSHKRKLEPSDESEAVGKDEDCWKVQISPELLANGRKNLLDLLNKGSVRELRSLHRIGQKKAQLIVGWRELHGPFSEVEDLEYVEGISRKQVESFLKANLLSLAASQHSGSLLTTSS; this is encoded by the exons GACCTGGCCGCTGTGTAAGCAAAGGAAGGCTTAGCCGGCGACCATCTCTAGCTCGTGTAAGGGTGGCTGTGCGACTGCGCCCATTTATggatggagagacagaagagaaggagcCCCCCTGTGTGCGAGCCATAGACAGCTGCTCTCTTGAAGTGGCTAACTGGAGGAAATCGGAGACTCTCAAATATCA GGTTGATGCCTTTTATGGAGAGAAGAGCACTCAGCGGGAAGTCTATGTAGGTTCAGTACAGCCCATCCTAAAGCACTTGCTGGAAGGGCAGAATGCCAGTGTACTTGCCTATGGGCCTACTGGGGCAg GGAAGACACACACAATGCTGGGCAGCCCAGAACAGCCTGGAGTGATTCCTCGGGCTCTCATGGACCTCCTCCAACTAGCAAGGGAAGAGAGTGCTGAGGGCCAGCCATGGgacatttctgttgctatgtcctATTTAGAGATCTACCAGGAAAAG GTATTAGACCTCCTGGATCCTGCATCAGGAGACCTAATGATCCGAGAAGACTGTCGAGGGAACATCCTGATTCCAGGCCTCACACAGAAGCCCATCACTAGCTTCTCTGACTTCGAGCAGCACTTCCTTCCAGCCAGTAGAAATCGAGTTGTAGGAGCTACCCGGCTTAACCAGCGCTCTTCCCGTAGCCATGCAGTGCTCTTGGTGAAG GTAGAGCAGCGTGAACGTTTGGCTCCATTTTGCCAGCGGGAAGGAAAACTCTACCTTATTGATTTGGCTGGTTCAGAGGACAACCGTCGCACAGGCAACCAGGGCATTCGGCTCAAAGAGAGTGGAGCCATCAACACCTCCATCTTTGTATTGGGCAAAGTGGTGGATGCATTAAACCAGGGCCTCCCTCGTATACCATATCGGGACAGCAAGCTCACTCGTCTGTTGCAG GACTCTCTGGGAGGCTCAGCTCATAGCATCCTCATTGCCAACATTGCTCCTGAAAGACGCTTTTACCAGGATACAATCTCAGCATTGAACTTCACTGCTAGGTCCAAGGAAGTGATCAACCGGCCTTTCATCAATGAGAGTCTACAGCCTCATG CCTTGGCACCTGTTAAGCTGTCTCAGAAAGAACTGCTAGGCCCATCAGAGGCAAAGAAAGCCAAAAGCCCTGAAGAAGAATCAAGTAGGAGCCCTGAGTCTACAGCAGCTCCAGCATCTGCCTCCCAGAAACTAAG CCTCTTACAGAAGCTAAGCAATATGGATCCAGCCATGTTGGAGAACCTTCTGAGTATGGAACGTTTGCTGGGTTGCCAGGGGACCCAAGGAACACCTCTACTGAATACCCCAAAGAGAGAGCGAATGGTGCTCATGAagacagtggaagaaaagaacttggAGATTGAG AGGCTtaagatgaagcaaaaagaaCTGGAAGCCAAGGTGCTGGCCCAGGAGGCACTGGATCCAAGGGAAAAAGAGAACATTCCCACagttctccagcccccaccctctTGTGGTGGCTCCGTGGCAAAGCCCCTGAAAAAGGCTATAGTGATGCCCCTGCAACGGA TTCAGAATCAGGCAGAGTCCTCAAACAAGATCCACCTCCTGAAGAAAAGCCACAAAAGGAAG CTGGAGCCATCAGATGAGTCAGAAGCTGTGGGAAAGGATGAAGACTGCTGGAAGGTACAGATTAGCCCAGAGCTACTGGCAAATGGGCGCAAAAATTTATTGGATCTGCTGAATAAAGGCTCAGTTCGGGAACTGCGCAGCCTGCATCGCATTGGTCAGAAGAAGGCTCAGCTCATCGTGGGCTGGAGGGAGCTCCATGGCCCCTTTAGTGAG GTGGAGGACTTGGAATATGTAGAAGGCATCTCTAGGAAGCAGGTGGAGTCTTTCCTGAAG GCGAATCTCTTGAGTTTGGCTGCCAGCCAGCACAGTGGGTCCCTCTTGACGACCAGCTCTTGA